A part of Antechinus flavipes isolate AdamAnt ecotype Samford, QLD, Australia chromosome 6, AdamAnt_v2, whole genome shotgun sequence genomic DNA contains:
- the KCNK7 gene encoding potassium channel subfamily K member 7, translating into MGPGARFWLLLACYLAFVLLGSAVFMATEGPPERRLREQLLGHLAAFQEDHRGCLPPWRLEGLLEAVLQAQASGVSALGNVTGNENWDFASALFFAVSLLTTTGYGHAALLSDGGKAFCVGFAGLGLPASLVLATALCQRLLRPLRRLLSRLAARCGLAPARVPWLQAALLGLTVATVFVLLPTLVFWSQEPGASPLDAFYFCFMSLSTIGLGDFVPGRERHPALYWLSQLALIGYLLLGLLVLLSTLETVSELREVRALVGYFSPSPQSSEEDQRDIVSQDALALRHCPPPGASPAPPAPAPAQGTSAA; encoded by the exons ATGGGGCCCGGGGCCCGCTTCTGGCTGCTGCTGGCCTGCTACCTGGCCTTTGTGCTGCTGGGCTCCGCCGTGTTCATGGCCACCGAGGGGCCCCCCGAGCGCCGGCTCCGGGAGCAGCTGCTGGGCCACCTGGCCGCCTTCCAGGAAGACCACCGGGGCTGCCTGCCCCCCTGGAGGCTGGAGGGGCTGCTGGAGGCGGTGCTTCAAGCCCAGGCCTCCGGGGTCTCCGCCCTGGGCAACGTCACCGGGAACGAGAACTGGGACTTTGCTTCCGCCCTGTTCTTCGCCGTCAGCCTCCTCACCACCACAG GTTACGGCCACGCGGCGCTGCTCTCGGACGGCGGGAAGGCCTTCTGCGTGGGCTTCGCCGGCCTGGGGCTGCCCGCGAGCCTGGTGCTGGCCACGGCCCTGTGCCAGCGCCTGCTGCGCCCGCTGCGCCGCCTGCTGAGCCGTTTGGCCGCGCGCTGCGGCCTGGCCCCCGCCCGCGTGCCCTGGCTCCAGGCGGCCCTGCTGGGGCTGACGGTGGCGACGGTCTTCGTGCTGCTCCCCACGCTGGTGTTCTGGAGCCAGGAGCCCGGCGCGAGCCCGCTGGACGCCTTCTACTTCTGCTTCATGTCGCTCAGCACCATCGGGCTGGGGGACTTCGTGCCCGGCCGCGAGCGCCACCCGGCCCTGTACTGGCTCAGCCAGCTCGCCCTCATCG GTTACCTGCTTCTGGGGCTGCTGGTTCTGCTGTCGACGCTGGAGACGGTCTCGGAGCTCAGGGAGGTCCGGGCCTTGGTGGGCTACTTCAGCCCCAGCCCCCAGAGCTCGGAGGAGGACCAAAGGGACATTGTCTCTCAGGATGCTCTGGCCCTTCGCCACTGCCCACCTCCCGGCGCCTCCCCCGCGCCCCCGGCCCCTGCCCCGGCCCAGGGCACCAGCGCTGCCTGA
- the MAP3K11 gene encoding mitogen-activated protein kinase kinase kinase 11, with amino-acid sequence MSPPRMEPLKNLLLKSPLGTWSGGGRAEGAPKTAYSNPVWTALFDYEASGRDELTLRKGDRVEVLSRDAAISGDEGWWAGKVGDQVGIFPSNYVSRGSPPQPEVARFQELRLEEVIGVGGFGKVYRGSWRGELVAVKAARQDPDEDISVTAESVRQEARLFAMLAHPNIIALKAVCLEEPNLCLVMEYAAGGPLSRALAGRRVPPHVLVNWGVQIARGMHYLHCEALVPVIHRDLKSNNILLLQPVEGDDVEHKTLKITDFGLAREWHKTTQMSAAGTYAWMAPEVIKASTFSKGSDVWSFGVLLWELLTGEVPYRGIDGLAVAYGVAVNKLTLPIPSTCPEPFAQLMADCWAQDPHRRPDFSVILQQLSALEAQVLREMPRDSFHSMQDGWKREIQGLFDEIRAKEKELLSREEELTRAAREQRSQAEQLRRREHLLAQWELEVFERELTLLLQQVDRERPHVRRRRGTFKRSKLRARDGGERISMPLDFKHRITVQASPGLDRRKNVFEVGAGDSPTFPRFRAIQLEPADTGQVWGRQSPRRLEDSGSGERRQCWAWGPGSPKPGEAQNGRRRSRMDETTWYLDSNDPSPLGSPSTPPTLNGDIRPPEPEEPRRPSPSDRSGTPKIIQRALLRGTALLASLGLGRDLQQAGSGARDKGDATPEEASSPPSPLIRFSPKTPDAPPSPASPDPEAPPSPPLLDLGTPGGQPFAKSPRREEETRGGAVSPPPGAFRSPPGTPRSPTLGLIGRPRPSPLRSRIDPWSFVSTGPRPSPLPSPQPAPRRAPWTLFPDSDPFRDPPPFNPFGPESPQNSRAQTKDMGGQAPWGATEPEGSP; translated from the exons ATGAGCCCCCCCAGAATGGAGCCGCTGAAGAACCTGCTCCTCAAGAGCCCCCTGGGGACGTGGAGCGGCGGGGGGCGGGCCGAGGGCGCCCCCAAGACCGCCTACTCCAACCCGGTATGGACAGCGCTCTTCGACTACGAGGCGAGCGGCCGCGACGAGCTGACGCTGCGCAAAGGGGACCGGGTGGAGGTGCTGTCCCGGGACGCGGCCATCTCCGGGGACGAGGGCTGGTGGGCGGGCAAGGTGGGCGACCAGGTGGGCATCTTCCCGTCCAACTACGTGTCCCGGGGCAGCCCCCCGCAGCCCGAGGTGGCCCGCTTCCAGGAGCTGCGCCTGGAGGAGGTGATCGGGGTGGGCGGCTTCGGCAAGGTGTACCGGGGCAGCTGGAGGGGCGAGCTGGTGGCCGTCAAGGCCGCCCGCCAGGACCCCGACGAGGACATCAGCGTGACGGCCGAAAGCGTCCGCCAAGAGGCTCGCCTCTTCGCCATGCTGGCGCACCCCAACATCATCGCGCTCAAGGCCGTGTGCCTGGAGGAGCCCAACCTGTGCCTGGTGATGGAGTACGCCGCAGGAGGCCCCCTCAGCCGGGCGCTGGCCGGCCGCCGGGTCCCCCCTCACGTGCTGGTCAACTGGGGGGTGCAGATAGCCCGGGGGATGCACTACCTCCACTGTGAGGCTCTGGTGCCCGTCATCCACCGGGACCTCAAGTCCAACAACA TCCTGCTGCTGCAGCCCGTGGAGGGGGACGATGTGGAGCACAAGACCCTGAAGATCACCGACTTCGGCCTGGCCCGCGAGTGGCACAAGACCACTCAGATGAGCGCGGCGGGCACCTACGCCTGGATGGCCCCCGAAGTCATCAAGGCTTCCACCTTCTCCAAGGGCAGCGATGTCTGGAG CTTTGGGGTGCTGCTGTGGGAACTGCTGACCGGAGAAGTGCCTTACCGCGGCATCGACGGCCTGGCCGTGGCCTACGGAGTCGCCGTGAACAAGCTGACGCTGCCCATCCCCTCCACCTGTCCCGAGCCCTTTGCGCAGCTCATGGCCG aCTGCTGGGCACAGGACCCCCACCGCCGGCCCGACTTCTCTGTCATCTTGCAACAGCTGTCGGCCCTGGAAGCCCAGGTGTTGCGGGAAATGCCCCGGGACTCCTTCCACTCCATGCAGGATGGCTGGAAGCGAGAGATCCAGGGTCTCTTCGACGAGATCCGAGCAAAGGAAAAG gAGCTGCTGAGCCGGGAGGAGGAGCTGACCCGGGCGGCGCGGGAGCAGCGCTCTCAGGCCGAGCAGCTGAGGCGGCGCGAGCACCTGCTGGCGCAGTGGGAGCTGGAGGTGTTCGAGCGCGAGCTGACCCTGCTCCTGCAGCAAGTGGACCGAGAGCGGCCGCACGTGCGCCGCCGCCGGGGCACCTTCAAGCGCAGCAAGCTGCGGGCGCGGGACGGCGGCGAGCGCATCAGCATGCCTCTGG ATTTCAAGCACAGGATCACCGTGCAGGCTTCTCCTGGCTTGGACCGGAGGAAAAACGTTTTTGAAGTCGGGGCCGGGGACTCGCCCACCTTCCCACGCTTCAGGGCCATCCAGT TGGAACCCGCGGACACAGGACAGGTTTGGGGTCGCCAATCCCCGCGCCGCCTGGAAGACTCGGGAAGTGGGGAGCGCCGCCAGTGCTGGGCCTGGGGGCCCGGTTCCCCCAAGCCAGGGGAGGCTCAGAATGGGAG gagACGGTCCCGAATGGACGAGACCACCTGGTACCTGGACTCCAATGACCCATCCCCCCTGGGGTCCCCATCCACGCCTCCCACGCTTAATG GTGACATCCGCCCCCCGGAGCCGGAGGAGCCGCGCCGCCCGAGCCCCTCGGACCGCAGCGGGACCCCCAAGATCATCCAGCGGGCCCTGCTCCGGGGAACAGCTCTGTTGGCCTCCCTGGGCCTGGGCCGGGACCTGCAGCAGGCTGGCAGCGGAGCCCGAGACAAGGGAGACGCCACCCCCGAAGAGGCGTCGTCCCCCCCCTCTCCTCTCATTCGCTTTTCTCCCAAAACTCCGGATGCCCCGCCCTCTCCAGCGAGCCCGGACCCTGAGGCACCTCCCAGCCCCCCTCTGCTTGACCTGGGAACCCCCGGGGGGCAGCCCTTTGCCAAAAGCCCCCGTCGAGAAGAAGAGACACGGG GTGGGGCTGTGTCCCCCCCTCCCGGGGCCTTCCGTTCCCCCCCTGGCACCCCCCGGTCCCCGACGCTGGGCCTCATCGGCAGGCCCCGGCCTTCACCCCTCCGGAGCCGCATCGACCCCTGGAGTTTTGTGTCCACTGGACCCCGGCCGTCCCCACTTCCGTCCCCACAGCCTGCCCCCCGCCGAGCCCCTTGGACCCTGTTCCCAGACTCGGACCCCTTCCGGGACCCCCCACCTTTCAACCCTTTTGGCCCAGAGTCGCCCCAGAACAGCAGAGCCCAGACCAAAGACATGGGGGGTCAGGCTCCTTGGGGAGCCACAGAGCCAGAGGGGAGCCCCTGA